The following proteins are co-located in the Pseudomonas antarctica genome:
- a CDS encoding type VI secretion system Vgr family protein: MTLTEQPLCTFLSDALALEPLLVARWQGEDVLSRPYRFEVVLASLNPLLNEDAMLGAAAHLTLFDTLGTAHPYHGIVTSVELLDADDLYHYCRVVLEPRITRLRQQRFSEIWLDKNLPELVRDILKNADLTREGPGSDSISTAAFDFDVRLRGDDIPHTQANFTCQYEESSFDFLSRLLEYSGCYYFFEQQDQQEALIICSDRSAQPKTVLPVLYRPLDTALNNGLQAVAHTFIRRTLVQPEQVVLQDFSASNAQLALHSTASVAAGSVAEDAQAPSASPAFSGDYGLYGEHFGSHAQGIWLAQRRAQALGCRHRLFHGSGHVTGLRSGGSMVLAGHARPCMNAAYQVLEVHHSGQQPLPATGEDNVARDTQTRFLVIPAEVQFRPPLETPKPNAFGVLSAVVDGDDSGKPLLNQHGCYKVRFPFTRDQKPSTRGSAWLRRVSLSAGSSHGMHFPLLKGSEVLVSFLGGDPDRPIIVGCVPNSENPSMVIERNATQSGFSTAGGHFLAMEDHPGAAHLKLGAPGGNSTFTLGNGEVAGAQLRTNAHMQLTSSSLTHEVPGVYSLSMGTGDPATASGSDSGPDTTVPTPPPKPTPGELNTGVNWGGPNWLNLGAKAEFSNAPTFSTSLKTAAAQLEASLGGAKGSLTVQGKATTVNMSGVSISLSCNGFTYVWEKIGKKVAAISEDKKLIDKTVASVSKLEAELHKVTADLYTVTGTTSITLKCAEHSIVLNQDGIRIQSPKPIMIDGDVAITGKTRFVGNVDVAGDINCKNATVSSQLKATYTSLDELSATNATLGAVYIPPTPTQALIEAEETARLKAFEVLNEMAEAVARGLDDGANAALQVVDNFEP; this comes from the coding sequence ATGACATTGACCGAGCAACCTCTGTGCACCTTCCTCAGTGACGCGCTCGCCTTGGAACCCCTGCTGGTCGCCCGTTGGCAGGGTGAAGACGTGTTGTCACGGCCCTATCGCTTCGAGGTGGTACTGGCATCGCTGAACCCGTTACTGAACGAAGATGCCATGCTCGGTGCAGCCGCCCACCTGACCCTGTTTGACACCCTGGGCACTGCTCACCCGTACCACGGCATCGTCACGTCGGTGGAACTGTTGGACGCCGATGATCTTTACCACTATTGCCGTGTGGTGCTGGAGCCGCGCATCACTCGACTCCGCCAGCAGCGCTTCAGCGAAATCTGGCTGGACAAAAACCTGCCGGAGTTGGTCCGCGACATCCTCAAAAATGCCGACCTGACGCGTGAAGGCCCGGGCTCGGACAGCATCAGCACGGCCGCCTTCGATTTTGATGTACGCCTGCGGGGCGACGACATCCCCCATACGCAAGCCAACTTTACCTGCCAGTACGAAGAATCCAGCTTCGACTTTCTGTCGCGCCTGTTGGAATACAGCGGCTGCTACTACTTCTTCGAGCAGCAGGATCAGCAGGAAGCGCTGATCATTTGCAGTGATCGCAGCGCCCAACCCAAGACAGTGCTGCCGGTGCTGTACCGCCCCTTGGACACCGCGCTGAACAACGGTCTTCAGGCGGTAGCGCACACCTTTATCCGTCGCACCCTAGTGCAACCGGAGCAGGTGGTGCTACAGGACTTTTCTGCCAGCAATGCACAACTGGCGCTACACAGCACAGCGTCGGTGGCGGCCGGTAGCGTCGCCGAAGATGCCCAAGCTCCGAGCGCCTCGCCAGCGTTCAGCGGCGACTATGGCCTCTATGGTGAGCATTTTGGCAGTCACGCTCAGGGCATCTGGCTGGCGCAACGCCGTGCCCAGGCGCTGGGATGCCGTCATCGGCTGTTCCACGGCAGTGGCCATGTTACCGGCCTTCGATCAGGCGGTTCGATGGTCTTGGCCGGGCATGCGCGGCCCTGCATGAATGCGGCTTATCAAGTGCTTGAAGTGCACCACAGCGGGCAACAACCACTGCCCGCTACGGGCGAGGATAACGTGGCCCGCGATACCCAAACGCGCTTTCTGGTGATCCCCGCCGAGGTGCAGTTCCGTCCGCCCCTGGAAACCCCAAAACCCAACGCGTTTGGCGTACTGAGTGCCGTGGTGGATGGCGACGACAGCGGCAAGCCCCTGCTCAACCAGCACGGCTGCTACAAAGTCCGTTTCCCGTTTACCCGCGATCAAAAACCCAGCACTCGGGGTTCGGCATGGCTGCGCAGGGTGTCGTTGTCTGCCGGTTCCAGCCATGGCATGCACTTTCCGCTGCTCAAAGGCAGTGAAGTGTTGGTGTCATTTCTCGGCGGCGACCCGGACCGGCCGATTATCGTTGGCTGCGTGCCAAACTCGGAAAACCCGAGCATGGTCATTGAGCGTAACGCCACTCAGAGCGGCTTCTCCACGGCCGGAGGGCACTTCCTGGCGATGGAAGACCACCCTGGGGCCGCCCATCTGAAACTGGGCGCGCCTGGCGGTAACAGCACCTTCACACTGGGCAATGGCGAAGTCGCCGGCGCGCAACTGCGCACCAACGCCCATATGCAATTGACATCGTCCTCGCTCACGCACGAGGTGCCCGGCGTGTACTCGTTGTCCATGGGCACCGGGGACCCGGCGACAGCCAGTGGCAGCGACTCGGGCCCGGATACCACCGTGCCGACTCCGCCACCCAAACCAACACCGGGGGAACTCAACACAGGTGTCAATTGGGGCGGCCCGAACTGGCTCAACCTTGGCGCCAAGGCTGAATTCAGCAATGCGCCTACCTTCTCGACATCACTCAAGACGGCGGCAGCCCAGTTGGAGGCAAGCCTGGGCGGAGCCAAGGGAAGCCTCACTGTGCAAGGAAAAGCGACCACCGTGAATATGTCGGGCGTCAGCATTTCACTGTCGTGTAACGGGTTCACTTACGTCTGGGAAAAGATCGGGAAGAAGGTCGCGGCAATTTCCGAAGACAAGAAGCTCATCGATAAAACGGTGGCCTCCGTCTCAAAACTTGAAGCAGAGCTGCACAAGGTGACTGCCGATCTATACACGGTGACCGGTACGACCTCGATCACGCTGAAATGCGCTGAGCATTCCATCGTATTAAACCAAGATGGCATTCGGATCCAGTCGCCTAAACCGATCATGATCGACGGCGACGTGGCCATTACCGGTAAAACCCGGTTCGTGGGAAATGTCGATGTGGCTGGCGATATCAACTGCAAAAACGCGACCGTATCCTCCCAGTTGAAAGCCACCTACACCAGCCTCGACGAACTGAGTGCGACCAATGCAACGTTGGGCGCCGTTTATATCCCTCCCACGCCGACGCAAGCGCTGATAGAAGCCGAAGAAACCGCGCGGCTCAAAGCCTTTGAGGTGCTCAACGAAATGGCTGAGGCGGTCGCCAGAGGGTTGGACGACGGGGCCAATGCGGCACTCCAGGTAGTCGACAACTTCGAGCCTTAA
- a CDS encoding pentapeptide repeat-containing protein: MSESMTAEQLRARVAEGGVLRDLCLADGDFRGVALRHARLEQVDARNACFNDADLEACTWVDCQLAGSHFSRSQLRQVDFRNCQFDGANLATATLDGGRWLRCEAVGLNLNEASVSNLSFIDCAFSVPNLRGSIMRQCQLDHVSLCDADASSAQWQQVRVTDSLLRNLYLIDAHLEQCAFDRSSLTDVDLSHAETRALSLFQCQGARVRFIATNLIQAIFTDARLNAADFTDSGLVQANLNGAVLPGAQFLRARLRYAQCIYLRACGADFTDADLFGANLHAAELDNCQWKGARLDDIRPTDPLRLAADRWQPTL; this comes from the coding sequence ATGTCTGAATCAATGACCGCCGAACAGCTGCGCGCGCGCGTCGCCGAGGGTGGCGTGCTGCGCGACCTGTGCCTGGCCGATGGTGACTTCCGGGGCGTTGCGCTGCGCCATGCGCGCCTGGAGCAGGTCGACGCGCGCAACGCCTGCTTCAACGACGCCGACCTGGAGGCCTGTACCTGGGTCGACTGCCAACTGGCGGGGAGCCACTTTTCTCGCAGCCAGTTGCGTCAGGTCGACTTCAGAAACTGCCAATTCGATGGGGCAAACCTGGCCACGGCAACCCTCGACGGTGGCCGTTGGTTACGCTGCGAGGCCGTTGGGTTGAACCTCAACGAAGCCAGTGTCAGCAACCTGAGTTTCATTGACTGCGCATTCTCAGTGCCCAATTTGCGCGGCAGCATCATGCGCCAATGCCAACTGGACCATGTCAGCCTGTGTGATGCCGATGCCAGCTCGGCGCAATGGCAGCAGGTGCGCGTGACCGACAGCCTGCTGCGCAACCTCTACCTGATCGACGCACACCTTGAGCAATGTGCCTTTGATCGCAGCAGCCTGACCGATGTTGACCTGAGCCACGCCGAAACCCGTGCCCTGTCGCTGTTCCAATGCCAGGGCGCTCGAGTGCGGTTCATCGCCACGAACCTCATCCAGGCCATCTTTACCGACGCGCGGCTGAACGCTGCCGACTTCACCGACAGTGGCTTGGTCCAGGCCAACCTGAACGGCGCAGTGCTGCCCGGCGCGCAGTTCTTGCGGGCCCGCCTGCGCTACGCCCAATGCATCTATCTGCGCGCCTGCGGTGCCGACTTCACCGATGCCGACCTGTTTGGCGCCAACCTGCACGCCGCCGAACTGGACAACTGTCAGTGGAAAGGCGCGCGGCTCGACGACATTCGCCCTACCGACCCGCTGCGCCTGGCCGCCGATCGTTGGCAGCCGACGCTGTAA
- a CDS encoding DUF2169 family type VI secretion system accessory protein → MHLSYSDMSLLTLARQQGPRPATLAITVGLLFGADHQVLAAEHALPWLSQRFDKQPFDSGLKKARGSFAVHGDAYPLTPEQQHTGMAVRVRIASISKTLHLHPPRCWERGVLGLTARPTGPLLRLPLDLQHAFGGAGWADNPEGSGYLADPDSSVGMPLPQIENEHLPLRVPGQTLPIASLRPLPPQCRERRDLWGTCDEHWTARRAPCPPLDCDARWFDEVAQDQCNPGYWAGNEAWSVDGMHPQHAQIRGTLPAFRARVFLKRAAPAQQIEEPPLDLDTVWLFPDVERVLLLYRAEVNVADLDGADIAQLGAVYEHRDAPSETAAACCEKLWPAVKPPPAAMPIPPATVDKDAIIHRMQASINARYAAFAAEQARVLACAGDVGKRFGKPLNPAEYPATAPNLTALAQRPPAEVRPFNPAALKASIQTSIEHAEAATEKFLDETAVRLNMKPEALREAIRQVEQNAPRPVKTDPMSSLDPLPLPASRKASLRAQLSAGLQEMRETEQQINAKMQALRAKLPAASPPKKPSPPPPAGGDTVTPEAGPWTRALLEAAHARGDRLEGARFVGLDLSASDLAGAVLHRCSFDHCVLAAAHWPGIDLTGSTLKNCDLRQIDLREAQLAKTRLRDCLLDHARLAGAGLHAAAWSGVEGQDIDLTNARAAELQLDLGCQLPGIRLDNADLANASLQDASLMGASLRGSHLHNALLIRCDLRSSQGYRLDARNADFTGSDLCQIQWVGANLQQARLRKVRLDQADLRDCNLHAVVSEGARGVGARLEGALLSYCRLPEELEHV, encoded by the coding sequence ATGCACCTTTCCTATTCCGACATGAGTCTGCTGACCCTGGCCCGTCAACAGGGGCCACGGCCTGCCACCCTGGCAATTACCGTGGGCCTGCTGTTCGGTGCCGACCATCAGGTGCTGGCCGCTGAACATGCATTGCCCTGGCTCAGCCAGCGCTTCGACAAACAGCCGTTCGACAGTGGTTTGAAAAAGGCCCGTGGCAGTTTCGCCGTGCATGGCGACGCGTACCCTCTGACGCCTGAGCAGCAACACACGGGCATGGCCGTACGCGTGCGCATCGCAAGCATCAGTAAAACCTTGCACCTGCACCCGCCAAGGTGCTGGGAGCGCGGGGTGCTCGGCCTCACCGCGCGTCCAACGGGCCCGCTCCTGCGTTTGCCGTTGGATTTGCAGCACGCGTTCGGCGGCGCCGGCTGGGCAGATAATCCCGAAGGCAGCGGCTATCTGGCGGACCCCGACAGCAGCGTGGGCATGCCGTTGCCGCAAATCGAAAACGAACACTTGCCCCTGCGGGTACCCGGCCAGACGCTGCCAATTGCCAGCCTGCGTCCGCTGCCGCCGCAATGCCGTGAACGCCGCGATTTGTGGGGCACCTGCGATGAACACTGGACAGCACGCCGGGCACCCTGCCCGCCTCTGGATTGTGACGCTCGCTGGTTTGATGAAGTCGCTCAGGACCAATGCAACCCAGGTTATTGGGCAGGCAACGAAGCCTGGAGCGTTGACGGCATGCACCCTCAGCATGCGCAAATCCGCGGTACGTTGCCCGCATTCCGTGCCCGGGTGTTTCTCAAGCGAGCGGCACCGGCACAACAGATCGAAGAGCCACCCCTGGACCTGGACACGGTGTGGCTATTCCCCGACGTTGAGCGGGTGTTGCTGCTGTACCGGGCCGAGGTCAACGTGGCCGATCTTGACGGCGCCGATATTGCTCAGTTGGGCGCCGTGTATGAACACCGCGACGCGCCAAGCGAAACCGCCGCAGCCTGCTGCGAAAAACTCTGGCCCGCGGTCAAGCCGCCTCCTGCGGCCATGCCAATACCGCCTGCAACGGTCGACAAAGACGCCATCATTCACCGTATGCAGGCCTCGATAAATGCCCGTTACGCGGCCTTCGCCGCCGAACAAGCCAGGGTATTGGCCTGCGCTGGCGACGTGGGCAAACGCTTCGGCAAACCGTTGAACCCGGCGGAGTACCCGGCGACTGCGCCTAACCTCACCGCACTGGCGCAACGCCCGCCGGCCGAGGTCCGGCCGTTTAACCCGGCCGCCCTCAAAGCGAGCATCCAAACCAGCATTGAACACGCGGAGGCGGCAACCGAGAAGTTCCTCGACGAGACAGCGGTACGCCTGAACATGAAGCCTGAGGCGCTGCGCGAGGCGATCAGACAGGTTGAACAAAACGCGCCGCGCCCCGTCAAGACAGACCCAATGTCCAGTCTTGACCCACTGCCCCTGCCGGCGTCACGCAAAGCCTCATTGCGCGCGCAACTGAGCGCCGGTTTGCAAGAGATGCGTGAGACAGAGCAGCAGATCAACGCGAAGATGCAGGCACTGCGGGCGAAATTGCCGGCGGCCAGTCCGCCAAAAAAGCCATCGCCGCCCCCTCCTGCCGGCGGCGACACCGTAACCCCTGAGGCCGGTCCCTGGACTCGTGCGTTGCTCGAAGCTGCCCACGCCCGGGGTGACCGCCTGGAAGGCGCACGTTTTGTCGGCCTGGACCTGTCTGCCAGTGATTTGGCCGGTGCGGTACTGCACCGCTGTTCGTTTGATCACTGTGTGCTGGCTGCTGCGCATTGGCCAGGTATCGACCTGACCGGCAGCACCCTAAAAAATTGCGACTTGCGGCAGATCGACTTGCGCGAAGCGCAGTTAGCCAAAACACGTCTGCGCGACTGCCTGTTGGACCATGCGCGGCTGGCCGGCGCCGGCCTGCACGCGGCAGCGTGGTCAGGGGTCGAAGGCCAGGACATCGACCTGACCAATGCCCGCGCCGCCGAACTGCAACTGGACCTGGGTTGCCAGTTGCCCGGCATTCGCCTGGATAACGCAGACCTTGCGAATGCCAGCCTGCAAGACGCGTCACTGATGGGGGCAAGCCTGCGGGGCAGCCACCTGCACAACGCCCTGCTCATTCGCTGCGACTTGCGCAGCAGCCAGGGTTATCGCCTGGACGCGCGCAATGCCGACTTCACCGGCAGTGACCTCTGCCAAATACAGTGGGTGGGCGCCAACTTGCAGCAAGCCCGCCTACGCAAAGTCCGACTGGATCAGGCCGACCTGCGCGACTGCAATCTGCATGCGGTCGTCAGCGAAGGCGCCCGAGGTGTCGGGGCCCGCCTGGAAGGCGCTTTATTGAGCTATTGCCGATTACCCGAGGAACTCGAACATGTCTGA
- the tssG gene encoding type VI secretion system baseplate subunit TssG, translated as MTQDALLANGRDYAFFQALRLLRLRFPDDNAFSDGVRVRPGLGLGFPESDILAIDQDDSGRYHLQASFFGLYGVTSPLPTFYTEDLIDEQLQGRSAGRDFLDIVHAALYPLLFRAWEKHRLWMAIGERRDLSRLNLVRSLIGLADADPQWRQHAPQLVRYAGIFNQFPRSALGLEQLLSSTLDGDPVEVVPCVLTQVPIDDQSRCRLGLQGNVLGQDSLLGQQVSDRTSTLDIRIGPLDALRFHLLMPGAALYKRIERLTALYLHTPLKCRLVLSLKPEQQRGTRLGDSWQRLGTNTWLGRTVDQGKAVFTLAGAQSPGAQSRTGQ; from the coding sequence ATGACTCAGGACGCCTTGCTGGCCAACGGTCGCGACTATGCTTTTTTCCAGGCGTTGCGCTTGCTGCGTCTTCGCTTCCCGGACGATAACGCCTTCAGCGATGGCGTACGCGTGCGCCCTGGCCTGGGGTTGGGGTTCCCCGAGAGCGATATTTTAGCCATTGACCAGGACGACAGCGGGCGTTATCACCTGCAAGCCAGCTTCTTTGGCTTGTATGGCGTGACCTCACCGCTGCCGACGTTCTACACCGAAGACCTGATCGACGAGCAGCTGCAAGGCCGCAGTGCCGGCCGTGATTTTCTCGATATCGTGCATGCCGCGCTGTACCCGCTGCTGTTTCGTGCCTGGGAAAAACACCGTCTGTGGATGGCTATCGGCGAGCGTCGTGACCTGAGCCGTCTCAACCTGGTGCGTTCGCTGATCGGCCTGGCCGACGCCGACCCGCAGTGGCGCCAGCATGCACCGCAATTAGTGCGCTACGCCGGCATCTTCAACCAGTTCCCGCGCTCGGCGCTCGGCCTGGAGCAACTGCTCAGCAGCACACTGGACGGCGATCCCGTCGAAGTCGTGCCCTGCGTGCTGACCCAAGTGCCGATTGATGACCAGTCCCGCTGCCGGTTGGGTCTGCAGGGCAACGTGCTGGGGCAGGACAGCCTGCTCGGGCAACAGGTCAGCGACCGCACCAGTACTCTGGACATCCGTATCGGCCCCCTGGACGCCTTGCGTTTTCACCTGCTGATGCCGGGCGCCGCACTCTACAAACGTATCGAACGATTAACCGCGTTGTACCTGCACACCCCGCTCAAATGCCGGCTGGTGCTGAGCCTTAAACCAGAACAACAGCGTGGCACGCGATTGGGTGACAGCTGGCAGCGCCTGGGCACCAACACCTGGCTGGGGCGCACAGTCGACCAGGGCAAGGCGGTATTCACGCTGGCCGGGGCGCAAAGTCCCGGCGCTCAATCGAGGACCGGACAATGA
- the tssH gene encoding type VI secretion system ATPase TssH yields the protein MIQVELKPLFARLNTFSNHALENSAGMTLARAHYEITIEHFLHQLLQDPQGDIALILAYFEVDPLRLSARLDDSLAQFKRGNPGRPVFSPLLTEWVQDAWIAASLIVGSPSIRAGTLLLALVTRLGYYTAGTRYGELLKGVSRERLGNQFADIVAGSSEGPLAHLQGAAPGGSAPDTSAGVNRENTIARFCEDLTAKAAKGGIDPVFGRDQEIRQMVDILARRRKNNPIVVGEPGVGKSAVVEGLALAIHLGDVPDFLRNTRLLSLDMGLLEAGASVKGEFESRLRAVIDEVKASTVPIILFIDEAHMLIGAGGPTGGTDAANLLKPALARGELRTIAATTWGEYKKHFEKDPALARRFQLVKLEEPSVATAVLILRGLKPHYEKVHGVSVRDDAITAAAELSDRYVTGRLLPDKAVDLLDTASARVRIGLDTRPANLEQLERHQGALSREREALERDQRHGHPVDPGRIQAIEQTLIQLGVEYQALEHRWQLERAAAYRVLEVRAETQTLDDWPARLAEARDSLAHLQGDDPLLFTEVGPDTIAKVVSDWTGIPLGKVLRDSAGGVMSLAATINTRIHGQDAAVQCITDILKAAQSGLRDPQQPLGVFLLVGPSGVGKTETALAVADHLFGGEHALTTLAMSEFQEKHTVSRLVGSPPGYVGYGEGGLLTEAVRRRPYSVVLLDEVEKAHLEVVNLFYQVFDKGILSDGEGRQIDFSNTVIFLTSNLASDEISALCAGERPSADTLVERIQPVLSSHFKPALLARMTVVPYFTLQAEHLASIVELKLQRLASRLLASAKVRLCFSASVARTLAERCTNVQNGARNIDFMLRKSLTPRLSDVLLTAMAEQRVLSAIRVDMDASGGWRIDALDS from the coding sequence ATGATTCAGGTAGAACTCAAGCCGTTATTTGCCAGGCTCAATACCTTCAGCAATCACGCCCTGGAAAATAGCGCCGGCATGACGCTGGCGCGCGCCCATTACGAAATTACGATCGAGCATTTCCTGCACCAATTACTGCAGGACCCGCAGGGTGATATTGCGTTGATTCTTGCGTATTTTGAGGTAGATCCCTTACGCCTTTCAGCCCGGCTTGACGATAGCCTGGCCCAGTTCAAGCGAGGTAATCCGGGACGCCCGGTCTTTTCACCGCTGTTGACCGAGTGGGTGCAGGACGCCTGGATCGCGGCTTCGCTGATTGTCGGCAGCCCCAGCATCCGCGCCGGGACGTTGCTGCTCGCCTTGGTCACGCGCCTGGGTTACTACACGGCGGGCACCCGTTACGGCGAACTGCTCAAGGGCGTTTCACGCGAGCGCCTGGGTAATCAGTTCGCCGATATCGTCGCTGGTTCCAGCGAAGGCCCATTGGCACACCTGCAAGGCGCAGCGCCGGGCGGCAGCGCGCCTGATACCAGCGCTGGGGTCAATCGCGAAAACACCATCGCGCGGTTCTGCGAAGACCTCACCGCCAAGGCCGCCAAGGGTGGTATTGACCCCGTGTTCGGACGTGACCAGGAAATTCGCCAGATGGTGGATATCCTCGCCCGACGCCGCAAGAACAACCCCATTGTGGTCGGTGAACCGGGCGTTGGTAAGTCCGCCGTGGTCGAGGGCCTGGCGCTGGCTATCCACCTGGGCGATGTCCCGGATTTTCTGCGCAACACACGGCTGCTGAGTCTCGATATGGGCCTGCTGGAGGCCGGTGCCAGTGTCAAAGGTGAGTTCGAGAGTCGCCTGCGCGCGGTGATCGACGAGGTTAAAGCGTCCACCGTGCCGATCATTCTATTTATCGACGAAGCCCACATGCTGATTGGCGCCGGGGGGCCGACCGGTGGCACTGACGCCGCCAACCTGCTCAAGCCTGCGCTGGCCCGGGGAGAGCTGCGCACCATCGCCGCAACCACTTGGGGCGAGTACAAAAAGCACTTCGAAAAAGACCCTGCCCTCGCCCGCCGCTTCCAGCTCGTCAAGCTTGAGGAGCCGAGCGTGGCAACCGCTGTGCTGATTCTGCGAGGCCTCAAGCCCCACTATGAAAAAGTCCACGGTGTCAGCGTTCGCGATGATGCAATTACCGCCGCCGCCGAACTGTCCGACCGCTATGTCACAGGGCGGTTGTTGCCCGACAAGGCTGTCGACCTGCTAGACACGGCCAGTGCGCGCGTGCGTATTGGCCTGGACACTCGGCCCGCGAACCTGGAACAGCTCGAACGGCATCAAGGCGCCTTGTCCCGCGAGCGCGAGGCCCTGGAACGCGATCAACGCCATGGCCACCCGGTGGACCCTGGCCGTATACAGGCCATCGAGCAAACACTCATTCAACTAGGTGTGGAGTACCAGGCGCTGGAACACCGCTGGCAGTTAGAGCGTGCTGCTGCATATCGCGTGCTTGAGGTGCGCGCCGAGACGCAAACCCTTGACGACTGGCCAGCAAGGCTGGCTGAGGCCCGTGACAGCCTGGCGCACCTGCAAGGTGACGACCCATTGCTGTTCACCGAGGTCGGTCCGGACACCATCGCCAAAGTCGTGTCTGACTGGACCGGCATCCCGCTGGGCAAGGTCTTGCGCGATAGCGCCGGCGGCGTCATGTCGTTGGCCGCCACGATCAACACCCGGATTCATGGCCAGGACGCCGCCGTCCAATGCATCACCGACATACTCAAGGCGGCACAATCGGGCCTGCGCGATCCGCAACAACCCCTGGGCGTGTTCCTGCTGGTGGGTCCTTCCGGTGTCGGTAAAACCGAAACTGCACTCGCCGTGGCCGATCACTTGTTTGGCGGCGAGCATGCACTGACCACGCTCGCCATGAGTGAGTTTCAGGAAAAGCACACGGTGAGTCGCCTGGTCGGCTCGCCTCCCGGTTATGTGGGTTATGGAGAAGGTGGCTTGCTGACAGAAGCCGTGCGCCGTCGGCCCTATTCGGTGGTGCTGCTCGACGAGGTGGAAAAGGCCCATCTGGAGGTGGTCAACCTGTTTTATCAGGTGTTCGACAAAGGCATCCTTTCCGACGGTGAAGGCCGCCAAATCGACTTCAGCAACACCGTGATATTTCTCACCAGCAACTTGGCGAGCGATGAAATCAGCGCATTGTGTGCCGGCGAACGCCCGAGTGCCGACACGCTGGTGGAGCGGATTCAGCCCGTGCTGTCGTCGCACTTCAAACCGGCGTTGCTCGCCCGCATGACCGTGGTGCCTTACTTCACCCTGCAAGCAGAACACCTGGCGAGCATTGTCGAGCTGAAACTCCAGCGCCTGGCGTCGCGCCTGCTGGCATCGGCCAAGGTACGCCTGTGCTTCAGCGCGTCGGTCGCGCGCACCCTCGCCGAGCGCTGCACGAACGTCCAAAACGGCGCGCGCAACATTGACTTTATGTTGCGCAAAAGCCTGACGCCGCGCCTGTCGGACGTGCTGCTCACGGCGATGGCCGAGCAGCGCGTGCTCAGTGCCATCCGCGTCGATATGGACGCCAGTGGTGGGTGGCGGATCGACGCCCTGGACAGCTGA